In the genome of Anaerolineaceae bacterium oral taxon 439, the window AGGCTCCCGACACCCGTATCGACAAAATAATGACGTACGCCGCGCTGCACGGCGATCCGGGCGCGATGATCCGCGCTCTCCGCCGTCAGCGATCCGACCGTACAGACGCCAGCCAGCCCCTCGATCAGGCTGTCATGAAAATGCAGCATGCCACCGCGCCGCGCCAGCGAAATGCAGAGCACCTTAATTCCCGATTTCATCCTCACCCATTCCTTCCAAAAATCCGCAGTCCAGCCCGGCACGGGCCGCCGCGATTGCCGCACCCGCCGCGTCTGAAGCTTCAGCGTTTCGCTCGATCCGCGCCCACAGCGCGCATAGCGGATCGTTCATGACCGGCGTCACCGCCAACGCCGCCGCCGACTGCGCCGCCGCGTCGTCCCATCTCCCCTGCATCGCGTACCCTTCGATAAATGGGAAGCGCTCGATCGGATCGTTCGGGTAATCCGAGCCAGAAAAAGCCGCGTCGCCAAGTTCTGCGACCGCCGCCCAGTCGCGGCGCTGACGCGCTAAATCGGCCCGCTCGTAATACCAGCACCAGCCCTTCACCGCCGGTTCTGCCCCGAAAATCGTCGGATCCAGCGTCTTCGCCTCGGCCTCGGTAAGAATCCGCGCTTCATTCGTGAGAAGCGCCGCCGTGCGGTCGATCTCTCCGACCGTCTGATTAAAGATATCGACTTCCGGGTCGAGAACGCGGACGCAGCCGGGCGCGCGATAGTAAACGCTGACCGTGTCCGACGTATTGCCGGCGAAGCGCGCGGTCAGGTATTCCTGCTCGATTCGTTTTCCCGGAGCGAAATCCGAAAGCGTCCGCGTCCGCTTCGTATTCGTGTACATCATATACCCCATCCGCCCCGGTTCGGAAAGCGCCGGATCAGCGTAAATCCAGTTCAACGGCGCAGTCAGCGAATTATCCGTGCTGAACCGGATCGGAAGCGTATTCGTGACGATCGTCGTATTCGGCGCGAGCGCCGGGATCCGCCAGCTCAGCTGACGAAAGAAATCCTTCGTCAGCGTCCAATCGCGCCGGTATTCGACGGCGTTGAGAAAATGGAATCCCGTCGCGAGACCGAAAACGACCGCCGCGAAAAGAAGTCCCAGAGCACCGCCGATCCGCGTCCGCCAAAGCCCCAGCGCGTCCGTCAGGAGCGCGGCGCCGCCCAAAGCCAGCGCCATTCCCGGCAGGAACGGAAGCGTAAAGCGGGAATTCGGGAAAATCAACGAAAGATGCGACCCCGTCAGCCAGAACGGCTGCCCCCCCAGAAGAAGGAGCGCCAGCCCGACGGCGATTGCCGCCAGCGCCATGGAAACGGACCGCTTCTCCGACCTGCGTTCCCCGCGCAGCGCCAGCGCGAAGAACACGCCCGTCGCAAGCGTCGACCCGACGACGGTCAGCCAGTAGATCAGCGCGGTCCGTTCTCCCACCACCGCCGGATCCGGAAATTGAAAGACCTCCGTCCAGGCCGCGCCTGCGACCTTGGCAAGGTCGGCGAAAACCGACCCGAAGTAGGAGAGAACCGCCGCGACCGGATCAACCCTGAATTGCGCGACGAGATCGAATTCGTAGTGAAGCGTCTGCGTCCGGTTAAAAAAAAGCCGGTAGATCAGGGCCATCCCAAACACAGCCGCATACGGGAGCCAGGCGCGTAAAACACGGGCAAAACGTTCGCGCCGCTCGGATGCCCGGCTGCGATCGGCGCGATCCTCCGAAAGCGCGATCCAGAACAGAACCGGCCGGATCAGCTCCAGCAGGAAAAAATACTCCGACGCGAATAAATTCACCGCCGACAGCAGCAGCGCCGCCGCCGTCCCGATCCAGCCCCGGCCTTCGCCGCGCAGCGCCCGAATCGACAGCAGCAGCGAAACGAACAGCATCGCCATCAGCAGGTAAGAGAAACCGAAATTGATTCCAATCGGGAGCATCGTGAATCCCGGATATGAAAAAAAAAGCAGCGCCGCGAACGGAACGATCCAGCTTCCCGTCCAAAGCGTCCGGAGGAGCGCGGCGAAAACGAGCGTGCAGCATATGCGCATAAGCTGAGCGTAGAGCTGAATCCGGATCGGATCGCCGCCGGTCAGCAGGATCGCAAGATTATGGAGCTGGCCCGCGAGCGGACGGCTGAAGCTGAAATGACGGAGGAGTCCCGCGTATCCGACCGCGAGCCGAGTCCAGATAAACGCCCAGTCGTCCCAGTAAATCCCTGATTTCAGAATCGACGTCCCGTAAGACAGCGCCGATAACAGCGCCAGCAGCAGCGCAAACCCAACGCTCCCGGAACGGGGCCGGCTGGTTATTTTCTCCCGTAAGGATAAGATGAACCGTTTCATCGCGGGAACCGCCGATTCAGACCCTTCGGGTATTCGAGGATCAGGTAGTCGTCGAATCGCTTTTCACGAATCGGAGGACCAAAGAAATTCCGGACCGTCTCCGCGCTCATGAACATGCTGGGCTGATTAAGGTTGACGACGATGAAATTGGCGTTCGGATCGTCGTACCAGTCGGTCCGATTGAACCAGAGATATGGCCGGATCGTTTTCCCCGCACCCTCTTCGGCGCTCAGCGCGCGCAGCGCAACGCGGTTCCGCGAGCTGACAACCGTCTGCGACGCGGTCCAGAAATCGCCGTAGCCGCTCGTGTACCCGGATTCATATAAAAAAGTTGCGAGCCGGTCCTGCGGCGCGATAACGCGCCGTGTCGAAGGAAGCCGGAACGTCAGCGCAACGATCAGCGCGCAGCCAGCGATCGCCAGCGTCCGGAAGCTGACGGCGCCGCGAAGCTTCCGCGAGAAAAAATCGGAGCGAAACGCCGCGCGAAGGATCAGGACCGCGAACGCGTACGGGAAAAAAGCGTAATACCGCAGCGTATTCTCCATATTCAGCGAAAAGCCGCCCGCCGCGACCCACGCCCCATGACAGACGATCGCCAACGATAAAATCGCTGAAAAGAAACCCAGCGTCCACTCGCGCCGGAAAAACCGCACAAGGTTCCATCCAAGAATCCCGGCGCCAATCAGAAAGACACAGAGCTTCAGGATAACCGCCGCCGACCCGGGAGAAAAAATCGCCGTCTCGCCCGCCGACGCGCCGAAAAGCTTCATGCAGCCAAAGACAAAATTCCGGGCATACTCGAGAATCACCGTTTCCCCTGCCCATTTCGCCAGTCCGACGCGGCTGTTCAGCGGCGTATTCCCCGCCGCGAGATAAAGCCTTTCGATCAGCTTCCCCGCCGCGGCCGCCGCAGCCGTCAACCCCATCAGCCAACCGTCGCGGCGCGCCGGAGCGTCCTCCCCGAGAGCCGTCCAGCCCAGAAAAACCAGAACCGGAACCGCGAATAACGTCACGATAAACAGGTCGCTCGCCGCCGCCAGCGCCAGTAGCGCGAAATACAGCGCCGCCGCGCGCTTCGAAATCCGTTCCTCCCGTCGAAGCCGTTCCGCGAGCGCGATCAGCGGGAAAAACAGGATAAACACGCCGACATGCGCCCGCAGCGTTTTCAACAGCGGCAGCGTCGGGATCCCGGTCAGCGCCGTGTAGAAAAAAAACGAGATCCAGAACGAATCGCCCGATAATCCGCGGCGGAGGAGAAAAAAACCGGCGAAAAAAATCAGCGTCCCGCCCAGCGCAATCGCCAGAAGGACGGACGCCGTCGAAACGCCGAAAAGCGCCGCCCCGGGAAGATACAGCGGGAGCTCGGTAAACAGGAACGTCGCGCCGGTAAAATTCCAGCCGCGCAGCAGCACGTTCCCGGACAGAATGTCCGCCGCTTCGAGGTTCAGCGACGCCCAATCGGAATCGATCGGGATCGCGGAAAACGCGAAATAAAGGTAAAGAAAATAGACGGCCGCGAAAACCGCGAGAAACCCGCCGCGAACAATCTTCCTCTCAGATAAACGCTTCAAGCCTACCCTCGCTCCGTCCTCAGACGATAAAAAACCCCGACAGCAGGAAAACAGCGCAGACGAGAACCGACGCGCCCCAGATCATCTCCGCCGTCCGCTTCAGCTTATCAAACCGGTACAGCCGCACCCCTGCGACAAAATTCACCGCCCAGCAGACCCCCGACAGGATCGGCAGGATCATCGCGTTCCCCGCCGGGACCGGATCGTGCAGCGTTCCCTCCGCCGTCCAGCCAAACCGAACGAATTGCGCATGGTTCAGGCGGAACCCGAGCCATAACGCCAGCAGCGCGATCATCAGCAGCGACGCGGGAGCCGAAAACCGGGCGATCCGATTCTTGAACGACGCGACGAACCAATCCGCCGGGCGAACCGTCTGCCGCTCTGCTTCGGTCAGGATCCCCAGCTGGAGCATGCGCTCGTAAGCGGTCATGAACAGCGACGGGAGCCGCGGCGAAATCCCGTAAATCGTCGACGGCGTCCCAACAAACAGCATCGTTTTCAGGCTGGACGCCATGAACTCGACCTCGTCCCCATTGCCCAGCGTCACCTTCCCGGCGTAAGCGCCGGGCGTCGGTAAAAAAGGCCAGGGGATGTCCTGGTTCAGATCCGCCGGCGTCTTGATCCAGCTGATATCTGTCAACGGAATCGTCTCGCTGCGCAGCCCCCAGCGCAGCCGCAGGCTGTTCCGGGTCAGAACGTAGGAAGCGGTCGTCAGCGCGTACAGCCGGTACGCGAAAAACCCGATCGGTAAAAACAGCGATATCGCGACTAAAAACGACAGGAAAAACAACGGACCTGGCTGCTGCGCTGAAAAAAAGCTGAAACAGAACGCCATCGCCGCCAGGCAGACGCCTGAAAAAACAAGATTCAGCGCCCATCCTTCGAATAGCGCCGGACGAAAAAGCAGCCTGTCGCTTCGTTTTTTCGGTTTCGCCGCCGCGCCGCCAATCATCGCCGCCTCACCCGCCCTTTCGAAGGACCTGCCGCAGCGCAGCGCCGACCATCGCGACCTGTTCCCGCGTCATGACGCCGGAGAAAGGAATCGCCAGACCGCGCCGGCCTGAATCGACGGCGACCGGAAATCGTTCGGACGCATACCCGAACAGGCCGCGGATATAGGGCTGGTCCGTAATCGGGGCGAAATAAGGCCGAACCGGAATCCCCAGCGCGTTGAGCTGATGGATCGCGCGGTCGCGGTCGATCCCGCGAGCCAACCGGACGACGAAAACGAACCAGCTGTCCCGCGTCGTCGTCGCCGCTTTCGCCGGCAGCGTTATTTCATCCAGGTCCGCCAGCTCCTCGAAATACCAGCCGGCGACGCGTTCCCGATTCGCCAGCAGCGTTTCAATCCGGCTCATCTGCGCGGCGCCCAGCGCGGCGTTCAGCTCGCTCATCCGATAATTAAACCCCAGATACGTATGCTCCAGCCAGGTATCGCCCGGCGCGCGTCCCTGATTGCGCATGGCGCTCATTTTCATCGCCAGCTCGCCGTCGTTAGTAACGATCATGCCGCCTTCGCCGGTCGTCATCTGCTTATTCGGGTAAAACGCGAAAACGCCCGCCGCCCCTTCCAGCCCGGCTGGACGTCCCTTATATCCCGCGCCCAGCGCCTCGCAGGAGTCCTCGATCACCGATAATCCGGATTCTGCCGCAATCGTATTCAGCGCGTCATAGTCAGCGGGCTGCCCAAAAACATCGACCGCAAGGATCCCTTTCAGTTTCCCGTCCGCGCGATAACCGCGTTCCGGGAGCCATCGCGCCCGACGGCGTCCGCCCGCGTTAAAATCCGCCGCCGCTTCGGCGACCAGCGCCGGATCGATATTCCCGACCTGAGGATCGACGTCGACGAAAATCGGCGTGATCCGCTCGTAAAGAAGAACGTTCGTCGAGGCCACGAACGAAAACGGCGTCGTAATCACGAAATCCCCGTCGCTCCATCCGCAGGCGCGCACGGCCAGATGCAGCCCCGAGGTCCCCGAATTCACCGCAATCGCATGTTTCGCGCCGCAGAATTCCCGGATCGCCGCTTCAAAACGCAGCTGAAACGGCCCCATACTGAGCGCATTGCCGCGCATCACCTCGTTCACCGCCGCGCGTTCCGCCTCGCTGATATCCGGCGATGACATCGGCACTTCAAAATTCATGCGAAAATCCATCTGCGCAACTCCTGATTCCTCTCGATTTACGGACGCTTCCGCCGCTTTTCCGCTCGATTTTCTACTTCCTGATTTTCCACTCAATACATACTCACGGAATTCGGATTATACGGCGCCGGCGGCGGCTGGCTCGGATCGAGAACGAACTTCTCCTCCATCCGAACCGACCCGCGCAAAAAAGCGCCTTCTTCCGTCGAGAATCCGACGACGTAAACGTCGCCCCAAACCCGGCCCGTCGATCGGATTTCGAGCTTTTCCGCCGAGATATTCCCGCGGACGGTCCCCGCGACGACGACCGTATTGGCGCGAATATTGTTGCAAAATACCCTCCCGGTCTCGCCGACAACGATAATCCCCTGAACCTGAATCTCGCCTTCGAACGTTCCCTCGATCCGGATCCCGCCGCTTCCGCGCAGGTTTCCGCGCCAATTAATCCCCGCGCCTAAAATCGAAGTGACCCGGTCGCTCGACGCGGCCTGCTGCTGGTTGGTATTCTGCGCCTGCGGATTGCGCCGGAACATTCGCTCATTCCCCTCACTTCATTGATTTCAGCCCAAAAGCCGACCGCCGGACCTGACGCAAAAAAACGCTGTCCAAACGGAAAGCCCGCCCATATTCAGGCGATTTTTCGATATGTCTTCCATCCGGCGTCCCGACCCGCTCGATCGGGCCAGACCGCCCCGGCGAAAATTCGCGTTCCGTCCGGAACGTCGTCTTTCACAGTCGCGCCGTTGCCGATCCGGACGCTGCGACCAACCGTCACGCCCAAATTGATCGTCGCGCGCATTCCGACCTGCGTAAAATCGCCGATTCGGACCGCTCCGCCCAGCGCAGCGCCCGGCGACAAGTTCACACAGCGGCCCAGCCGATCGTCATGCGACAGGATCACACCCGCGTTCAGGAGCGTTCCGAAGCCGACGCGCGAATCCGAGCTGATATACGTTCCGGCAAGAACCTGAACCGCGTCGTCGATCACCGCCGAAGGCTCGATCACCGCCGAAGGATGAACCAGCGCAGGCTGGTCAAAGTCCGCCTCGATCAGGCGCTCAAAAACGGCCCAGCGCACGGAAGGGTTCCCGATTCCGCCGACCGCGTTCACGGCGCAGCGCACGCCTTGGCCGCGGAGCCGGACAAGATCGGATGACGCGCCGATAACCGGGACCCCCATGACCTCCGTCCCCAAAGCCATCTCATCGTCGATAATCCCGACGATTTCGTACCGTCCGATCGCGCGGATCAGGTCGATCACGGTCTTCGCGTGACCGCCGCCGCCGTACACGATCATTTTTTCAATCATACGACTATTTTACACGATTCCCGCTATTTCTTCGCCGCCGACCGGGACGCCGCGACCGCCAACTCGTCGCAGCGGTTATTCATCGGGTTGGACGCGTGGCCTTTGACCCAGACGAATCTGACTTCATGCCGCTGGAGAAGCGCCCAGAGCCGTTCGAGAAGGTCTGCGTTTTTCGCCGCTTCCGTTTTCGACCGTCTCCATCCGTTGGCCCGCCAGCGTTTCATCCAGCCCTGCTCGACCATGTCGACGACATACTTCGAATCCGAATACAGCGTTACAACGCAGCGCCGTTTCAACGCCTCCAGGCCAACGATAACCGCCGTCAGCTCCATCCGGTTATTCGTCGTCTCCGCCTCGCCGCCCGAAAGCTCCTTTCGGTTCGTTCCTGAAATTAAAAGTACGCCGTACCCGCCCGGGCCCGGATTCCCGGAGCAGGCGCCGTCCGTATAAATCGTAACCTCTGTCAATCCGTCCGCCACTGTTTTCCTTCCCCGCTCGTTTCAACGCAGACCTTCCGCCGCCGGGCGGGAAATCCGTCCGCGATTCGGTTAGAATTGATGGAATGAAACAAAGATATTTTCATTTAGTCCCTGACCGTCAATCCGCCGGAACGTCCCGCGCGAACCCCGCCACAAATTCTATCATTTTTCCTGAGCCGCGCGCTTCCGCCGCGGGAAAAGGACGGACGGCGCAATGAACAAACCGGACGGACAGCAACCCATTCCGCTCCTAACAGGGCTCAGCGCGATCTGGCTGACGCTCGCCGGACTGGCGTCGCGCGCGGTTCTTCTCCGCTACGCCGAATTTCTCGCGAAAGGACGGATCGTCCCCTCGTTCCTCGCGATCGGCGCCGCGCTTCTCCTCGGGACGCTCTTCGTATTTTTCCTGATCTGGGCCCCCGGACGGATCGCGCCGCTGAAAGAGAAAGCGCCGATATTGAGCCGCGGTTTTGCCGCGCTGATAACGGCTGCTCCGCTCGTCCTTTACGGCTTTCTCCCATGGAGCGAGCCGTTCGGCGCGTTCTGGATCCGCGCGTACCTTTTCGCGCTGGCGATCCTCGCCGCGACCTGGCTTTCGGATCGCGAAAAACGATTCACCGCCGCCGCGCTCGTCCGGATTTCGCTGATTTTCTCGGTTTCCGCGCTCGTCGCGGAACGGCTCCAAACGATTAATAACTATCCGTTCAGCGTCGGCTGGTCCGAAGGGAACCGCTTCTGGGATTATTCCGTCCTGTTCGGACGCCGCCTGTACGACTGGCGAAGCGACGGTCCGATTCCGGCGTATATCGACTTGGGACGGCAGGGGTTATGGGGCGCGATTTTCCTGCTTCCGAAGGTCACAATTACGATGATGCGCGCGTGGAACGCGGTCCTGTTTACCGTGCCGTACCTGCTCCTTGGCTGGGCGCTCCTCCGAAAACAGGGAAATCCGGAATCGTGGGAACGAAACGCCGCGCTCCCGCCGATCGTTTTCACGATGCTCTTCCTGAATCAGGGCCCTATCTATACGCCGCTCGTTCTCGCGATTGCGCTCACCGCCGCCGCACGAAAAACCCCGCGCTGGGTTCAGCTTCCGCTTCTCATGGCCGCCGGCGCGTTCGCCGTCCTGTCGCGCTCGACCTGGATTATCGCGCCGCCCGTCCTGGCGGCGGCGATCGATTTCGTCGAGTCCAGGAAGCCAGTCCGAACGCGCTGGCTGACGGCGTTCCTGCTCGCCGCCGCCGCGCTCCTCGGCGCGGCGCTGTACCTGAGCCATGATAACTTCCTTCCCCGTAGCGAACCGTCCGCCGCGCCCGGAGCCGCCGTTTCATCGGCGCCGCCCGGATCCGCTCCGGCGGAGACGCAGACGGAACCGAACGGCGAAGAAGCGCCGCCGATGTTCACGCGGGAATGGGTCGTATATTCGCTGACCCGCCAGCCTCTGATCCTGAGCCGGCTTTTCCCGAACGAAACGTTCGCGCCGGGAATCCTGCTCGCGTTGTTGATCGCCGTTCTCCCGCTGATCGCGCTGCTAACCGTCTGGGACCGGGAACGGCGCTGGCGGATCGATCGGTTAACGCGCGGTTTAATCGCGTTAATGCTGACTGGATTCTGCGCCGTCGGGCTGCTGATTTCGGTAAAGATCGGCGGCGGATCCAATCTGCATAACCTCGACATGTTCCTGATCGCGCTGCTCGTCGTCGCTGCGTTAGCCTGGAACGACGGCTTCGGCGGCTGGGCGCGCGGCTGCGTCCGGGGGAACCGCCCCGTTTCGCTCCTGATCGCGGCGACAATCCTGATCCCAACCGTGTCGATCGTGTTTTCGCTGACGCCGAAGCGCTATCCAGACGCCGAAACGACGCGGGACGCGCTCGAAAAAATTCAGGCAGCGATCGAAGCTGCGGACGGCGAAGACGTCCTGTTTATCGACCAGCGACAGCTGCTGACGTTCGGTTCTGTCCCCAGAACCGAGCTGATCGCGGACTATGAGAAGAAATGGATGATGGACGAGGCGATGGCGAATAACGCCGAATGGTTCGCGCCATACTATATGGACCTGAAAGCCCGGCGCTTCCGCGCGATTATCAGCGAACCGCTTCAGGTTAAATTCCAGGGCGCCGACCTGAACTTCAGTGAAGAAAACGACCTGTTCGTCCGCTACGTTTCCGTCCCGACGCTCTGCTACTATGAGCCGGCCGAAACCTTCCCGGAACAGGGCGTGCAGATCCTGATTCCCCGTGCTGAACCGATTGAAATCGACGGCTTCGCCTGCCCATAAATTTCTCGAATCGACGAAAATCCCGTATCCAATGAATTGACAGATTCGCTATTCAGAGTATACTTACTTCAAACTTCGCTTATTCAATAAGTATTCATTCTAAGAAAGGCCTCCTATGAAACACATTTATCGCAGTCTGATTTTCACGTTAATCCTTGCGCTCTGCTTCGGCGTTTTCGCCGTCGCCGCGCAGGAAATCGCCGCCGACGCCGTTACGGTCGTCGAGCAGGAAGAAGCTACGCTGACCGACGTCCTTGGCCGCGAAGTTACCTTCAATGCCCCGGCCGCTTCGGCCGTCATCGCCGGAAAGAAAACCGGGACGATCGTCGAATTACCGTTCATGTTCGAAAGCGGGCGAACGTCCGTTATTACCGGGCGCGGCGGGCAGGATAAAGGGAAATTCATGTCGCTCCTGGATATCCAGACGCCGGAGTTAGAGGACGGAAGCGTCGAAACCGTTGCCGCGATGAAGCCTGACGTCATCTTCCTGAAGAGCTATACCCGCGAAGACGCAGGCATCGCTTTCGAAGAAACCGGGATCCCGGTCATCTACCTGAGCCTTGAATCCCCGGCCGACTACGTCGTCGACGTCGCCGCCGTTGGAAAGGTTTTCGGCGAAGAGGAACGCGCCGCTGAAATTCTTGCCTATTACGCCGAGATCGAAGAACGCGTCGCGAAAATCGCCGCCGGAGTTGAGACGAAGAAAAAGGTCCTCCTGCTTCAGTTCGCGGAAGCCGACGGCGCGTACGCGCTGAAAATCGCCCCGGCGAACTGGTTCCAGACTTCCATGGTCGAGGACGCGGGCGGCGATCCGGTCTGGAAAGCCGACGCCGAGAATACGAATAAATGGATGGACGTCAACTTTGAGCAGATCGCCGCGTATGATCCCGACGTCCTGCTGATCGTCAATTACTTCGACGACCCGAAAGCCAACGTCGCCATGCTGAAGGAAGACGAGGCCTGGAAAGAGCTCCGCGCGGTTAAGGACGGCGAAATTTACCCGTTCGGAAAGGATACCCTCTCCTGGGACAGCGCCGGTCCGCGCCGCGGGCTGGGCTTGCTTTGGACCGTCAAAACGCTCTATCCGGAGCTCAGCGAGGATATCGACCTCGAAGCCGAAATGCAGAAGTTTTACAGCTGGTTCGGACTCGAGCCGGACGTGATCGAAGCCGAACTGATTTCCGCTTATCTGGCTGAGTAAAACCGATCGATTGTATAAAGAAACCCCGGGTAATTCATTTATCCCGGGGTCTTTTTATTCAGAAGCGCGCGTTAATTCAGCTCAAACGAGGTTCCTTTACAGGGCCGCGTCGCGAAAACGGTCGGCTGGATGCCCGTCCGCGCCTGATATCCGGCCGCTGCCCCCGCCATCATCTCCCCGGCAGCGTCCGCGCGGACAAGCGCAACGACGCTCCCGCCAAAGCCTCCGCCGGTCATGCGCGCCCCGTAACAGCCAAGCTGCCGCCGCGCTTCCTCGCTCATGATATCCAGCTCAGCGCAGGAAACTTCAAAATCAACGCGCAGGCTTTCATGACTTTCGTTCATCAGCAGCCCAAGACGCTCCGGCTGATTCGCCGCCATGGCTTTCGCCGCCTCCAGCGTCCGAAGATTTTCGCTTAAAACATGCCGGACGCGGCGGCGCACGACCGGATCGAGCGCCGGGGCTTCCGCCTCAAAGCGCTCCAGCGACAGATCGCGCAGCGAC includes:
- a CDS encoding polysaccharide biosynthesis protein; amino-acid sequence: MNFEVPMSSPDISEAERAAVNEVMRGNALSMGPFQLRFEAAIREFCGAKHAIAVNSGTSGLHLAVRACGWSDGDFVITTPFSFVASTNVLLYERITPIFVDVDPQVGNIDPALVAEAAADFNAGGRRRARWLPERGYRADGKLKGILAVDVFGQPADYDALNTIAAESGLSVIEDSCEALGAGYKGRPAGLEGAAGVFAFYPNKQMTTGEGGMIVTNDGELAMKMSAMRNQGRAPGDTWLEHTYLGFNYRMSELNAALGAAQMSRIETLLANRERVAGWYFEELADLDEITLPAKAATTTRDSWFVFVVRLARGIDRDRAIHQLNALGIPVRPYFAPITDQPYIRGLFGYASERFPVAVDSGRRGLAIPFSGVMTREQVAMVGAALRQVLRKGG
- a CDS encoding ribonuclease HI, with the translated sequence MTEVTIYTDGACSGNPGPGGYGVLLISGTNRKELSGGEAETTNNRMELTAVIVGLEALKRRCVVTLYSDSKYVVDMVEQGWMKRWRANGWRRSKTEAAKNADLLERLWALLQRHEVRFVWVKGHASNPMNNRCDELAVAASRSAAKK